From [Clostridium] symbiosum, a single genomic window includes:
- the aat gene encoding leucyl/phenylalanyl-tRNA--protein transferase, protein MPVYRLSEKEISFPDPVLAEDNGLLAVGGDLSMERLLLAYMYGIFPWYNPEDEIMWWCPKKRFLIFPGEIHVSRSMKKYMKKHDIKLCLNRDFRDTMHRCRMKRENAEGTWITDEMEEAYYRLNEKGWAVSAEAFEDGKLAGGLYGVSIGKCFFGESMFSEKENGSKTALIALAQILEENGFLFIDCQFHTEHLESMGGRYVPWEEYNKMLEEGTHRSEW, encoded by the coding sequence ATGCCGGTATATCGTTTATCTGAAAAGGAAATCAGTTTTCCGGATCCGGTTCTTGCCGAGGACAACGGACTCCTGGCAGTTGGAGGCGATCTGTCGATGGAACGCCTTCTTCTTGCCTATATGTATGGTATTTTTCCGTGGTATAATCCGGAAGATGAGATAATGTGGTGGTGCCCGAAGAAACGGTTTCTGATATTTCCGGGGGAGATTCATGTTTCACGTTCCATGAAAAAGTATATGAAAAAGCATGATATCAAGCTCTGCCTAAACCGGGACTTCCGGGATACGATGCACCGCTGCAGGATGAAACGGGAAAATGCGGAGGGAACCTGGATTACGGATGAGATGGAAGAGGCTTATTACAGGCTGAACGAGAAGGGCTGGGCTGTCAGCGCGGAGGCCTTCGAGGACGGAAAACTGGCCGGAGGACTTTACGGTGTGTCCATCGGAAAATGTTTTTTTGGTGAGAGCATGTTCTCCGAGAAGGAGAACGGTTCCAAGACAGCCCTGATTGCCCTGGCGCAGATACTGGAAGAGAACGGGTTCCTGTTTATCGACTGCCAGTTTCATACGGAGCATCTTGAGAGCATGGGGGGAAGGTACGTCCCATGGGAGGAATACAATAAAATGCTGGAAGAGGGAACACACAGAAGTGAGTGGTAA
- a CDS encoding serpin family protein, with translation MPLDGEQRIAVADFGVQLFQESQVNGKNILISPVSVLCALGMTANGTHGNTLSQMEEVFGMPIGELNEYLYTYVNNLPKGKKYKLNIANSIWLKETVTGFKRDFLQLNADYYKGDIYTFSSEDPIIQDINLWVSEKTDGMIKDILDNGASRGDVFLVNALAFNSVWQEIYRENQVKNGGFTTEDGKKQDVIMMYSPEGIYLEDEKAEGFIKYYADQKYAFAALLPEKGVSVSEYVSTLTGRRLMDILDHGQRIAVSAAIPMFETEYCVEMQDILMEMGMQDAFNDATADFSEMYDLEENHFNRFAIQKVVHQAHFALDEEKTKAGAATVVVETTSCLDTFEPEEGKEVYLDRPFVYMIIDCETKLPVFIGTLMDAE, from the coding sequence ATGCCGCTTGATGGTGAGCAGAGGATTGCAGTTGCAGATTTTGGCGTCCAATTGTTCCAGGAGAGTCAAGTAAACGGGAAAAATATTTTGATATCACCCGTGTCGGTTCTCTGTGCGCTTGGAATGACGGCAAATGGGACGCATGGAAATACGCTTTCACAGATGGAAGAAGTTTTCGGCATGCCGATTGGGGAGTTGAATGAGTATTTATACACGTATGTTAACAATCTGCCGAAGGGGAAAAAATACAAGCTTAATATAGCAAATTCGATTTGGCTTAAGGAAACTGTCACTGGGTTTAAACGGGATTTTTTACAGCTAAATGCTGATTATTACAAAGGAGATATTTATACCTTTTCTTCTGAGGATCCGATTATACAGGATATTAATCTTTGGGTTAGTGAAAAGACGGATGGGATGATAAAGGACATTCTGGATAATGGCGCTTCCAGAGGAGACGTTTTTCTGGTGAATGCCCTGGCCTTTAATTCCGTATGGCAGGAAATCTACAGAGAAAACCAGGTTAAAAACGGGGGGTTTACAACGGAGGATGGAAAAAAACAAGATGTTATAATGATGTATTCCCCCGAGGGAATATATTTGGAGGATGAGAAAGCAGAAGGATTTATCAAATATTATGCTGACCAGAAGTATGCCTTTGCCGCTTTACTCCCGGAAAAGGGGGTCTCTGTTTCTGAGTATGTTTCAACCCTCACGGGAAGGCGGCTGATGGATATTTTGGATCATGGGCAGAGGATTGCCGTAAGTGCAGCAATTCCTATGTTTGAAACCGAATATTGTGTAGAGATGCAGGATATTTTAATGGAGATGGGAATGCAGGACGCTTTTAACGATGCAACAGCAGATTTTTCTGAAATGTATGATCTTGAAGAGAACCATTTTAATCGATTTGCAATCCAAAAAGTTGTGCATCAGGCTCATTTTGCCCTTGATGAAGAGAAGACGAAGGCAGGAGCTGCAACCGTTGTTGTGGAAACAACATCCTGCCTTGATACGTTCGAGCCCGAAGAGGGGAAAGAAGTCTATCTCGATCGTCCTTTTGTTTACATGATTATTGATTGTGAGACAAAACTGCCTGTATTTATCGGAACACTGATGGATGCGGAATAA
- a CDS encoding phosphatase PAP2 family protein, translating into MQKKTKKLLIITGTLFLIFLLFTVMVKTVDVQPVGPGQSTVGFASINQAVFKFFGVNLIWYTITDYLGLAAIAVALGFAVLGLLQLIGRRNIKKVDTRILLLGAFYITVIAVYVYFETKIVNYRPIILSEKLEASFPSSHTMIVICIMVTAIIQFHHYLIKKKTLLRAADIISALIIIVTVAGRLISGVHWFTDIIAGILLSSALVALYCTILQLIEEKHGNRNE; encoded by the coding sequence ATGCAAAAGAAAACAAAAAAATTACTGATCATCACGGGGACCCTGTTTCTGATTTTCCTGCTTTTTACGGTTATGGTAAAGACCGTCGACGTCCAGCCGGTGGGACCCGGGCAGTCCACGGTAGGCTTTGCCTCCATAAATCAAGCGGTATTTAAGTTTTTCGGCGTCAATCTGATCTGGTACACCATCACCGATTACCTGGGCCTCGCCGCCATAGCCGTCGCCCTCGGTTTCGCAGTCTTAGGCCTGCTCCAGCTCATCGGGCGCAGAAACATCAAAAAAGTAGACACCCGCATTCTGTTACTCGGCGCATTTTACATTACCGTCATCGCGGTATACGTATACTTCGAAACTAAAATTGTCAACTACAGGCCAATTATCCTGTCCGAAAAGCTGGAAGCATCATTCCCGTCCTCCCACACCATGATCGTCATCTGTATCATGGTAACGGCAATAATCCAGTTTCATCATTATCTGATTAAAAAGAAAACACTGCTAAGGGCAGCAGACATAATCTCCGCCCTGATTATCATTGTAACAGTAGCAGGACGCCTCATATCAGGAGTTCACTGGTTCACCGACATCATAGCCGGAATCCTCCTCTCCTCCGCCCTGGTTGCACTATATTGCACAATATTGCAGCTGATAGAAGAAAAACACGGAAATAGAAACGAATAA
- a CDS encoding ATP-dependent Clp protease adaptor ClpS: MSTQGEVKQQIKSQVREPKRYRVIMHNDDYTPMDFVVQVLKEVFNKRQEEAVMLMMMVHKGGKAVVGTYSYDIALTKIRTVTALAEEEGYPFRLTVEEQ, encoded by the coding sequence ATGTCAACCCAGGGAGAAGTAAAACAGCAGATAAAATCACAGGTCAGAGAACCAAAACGATACAGAGTTATTATGCACAACGACGACTATACCCCGATGGATTTTGTAGTCCAGGTCCTCAAGGAGGTATTTAACAAGAGACAGGAAGAGGCTGTCATGCTGATGATGATGGTGCACAAGGGCGGTAAGGCCGTCGTGGGCACTTATTCTTATGACATTGCCCTGACAAAGATAAGAACAGTGACGGCTTTGGCCGAGGAGGAGGGGTATCCTTTCCGGCTGACGGTGGAAGAACAATAG
- a CDS encoding AAA family ATPase: MRVTKEVADILNLTFDVAVREHHEYVTPELLLYEIAAQDTFREAFENCGGDTDILRQNLRNYLEQHMAAGSLDDGPEEEDGPEDSAAEEQTFDEERPEMTAGFENVLIRAQETADNCGKDAVELSHLVYGFYSLEESYAIYYMESQGVGKTALLQELSEIYDRIYERYQERKAQRELEKNGSGRGKQDSGNGRGKGAEDKSTRGRGETEPSGTGDEFGGQDAGEAQPGRSSRWRRYVTCLNENLEGVNPLIGREDELERTMQILCRKEKNNPLHIGEPGVGKTAIVYGLARLLEEGKVPDPLKGATIFTLDLGTLLAGTQYRGDFEKRFREIMDGVMKEEKPILYIDEIHNIVGAGAVNGGSFDVSNMLKPYLAAGEIRFIGATTYEEYKKHFEKSKSLVRRFQNVEIKEPSEEDTVKILEGLKKHYESYHGVKYGKGVLEYAVKMSARYINERYLPDKAIDLIDEAGAYRRLHPQDQKTQTVGKGLIDEILSKTCQIPKQVVESDEVKKLATLDRRISTNVFGQDEAVGQVVNAVKFSRAGLLEAGKPLASLLFVGPTGVGKTEIAKTLAQELGIRLIRYDMSEYEEKHAVAKLIGAPAGYVGYEEGGLLTEEIRKNPHAVLLLDEIEKAHPDIYNILLQVMDYATLTDNQGRKADFRNIILIMTSNAGASQIGKSQIGFGERTVKSDIIMDEVKKTFQPEFRNRLNRIVVFNAMDDRMAAAIVDKKLRELGTMLDDKKVQFTVTDAAKALLKQKGISQEYGAREIERVIGSEIKPLLVDEILFGSLKRGGDCLLDCKDGAFTIKAGKRKG; the protein is encoded by the coding sequence ATGAGAGTGACAAAAGAAGTGGCGGATATATTAAACCTGACTTTTGACGTAGCGGTGCGGGAGCACCATGAATATGTAACTCCCGAACTGCTGTTATATGAGATTGCAGCCCAGGATACATTCCGGGAAGCTTTTGAAAACTGCGGAGGGGATACGGACATACTCAGGCAGAATCTGCGGAACTACCTGGAGCAGCATATGGCTGCGGGCAGTCTGGATGACGGCCCGGAGGAAGAGGACGGCCCGGAAGATTCTGCGGCGGAAGAGCAGACATTTGATGAAGAGAGGCCGGAGATGACGGCCGGTTTTGAAAACGTGCTGATCCGCGCACAGGAGACGGCTGATAACTGCGGAAAAGATGCGGTGGAACTTTCCCATCTCGTTTACGGTTTTTATTCTCTGGAGGAAAGCTATGCCATCTATTATATGGAAAGCCAGGGCGTGGGCAAGACGGCCCTGCTCCAGGAACTTTCGGAGATTTATGACAGGATTTATGAGCGGTATCAGGAGAGAAAAGCCCAGAGAGAACTTGAGAAAAACGGTTCCGGCCGCGGAAAGCAGGACTCTGGAAACGGCCGTGGAAAAGGTGCGGAAGATAAATCCACCCGAGGCCGGGGAGAGACGGAGCCGTCCGGAACCGGTGATGAATTCGGCGGACAGGATGCGGGTGAAGCCCAGCCCGGCAGAAGCAGCAGATGGCGCCGTTATGTGACCTGTCTGAATGAGAACCTGGAAGGGGTAAATCCCCTGATTGGCCGCGAGGATGAACTGGAACGGACCATGCAGATCCTGTGCCGGAAGGAGAAAAACAACCCGCTTCATATCGGCGAACCGGGAGTCGGAAAGACCGCCATTGTCTATGGGCTGGCACGGCTTTTAGAGGAAGGAAAGGTGCCGGATCCGTTAAAAGGCGCCACGATTTTTACCCTGGATCTCGGAACCCTGCTGGCGGGAACCCAGTACAGGGGTGATTTTGAGAAACGATTCCGTGAGATTATGGACGGCGTCATGAAAGAAGAAAAACCGATCCTTTATATCGATGAAATCCATAATATCGTAGGCGCGGGAGCGGTGAACGGGGGCAGTTTCGATGTTTCCAATATGTTGAAGCCCTACCTTGCCGCGGGGGAAATCCGTTTTATCGGAGCTACCACTTATGAAGAGTATAAAAAACATTTTGAGAAGAGTAAAAGCCTGGTGAGACGGTTCCAGAATGTTGAGATTAAGGAGCCGTCCGAAGAGGATACGGTGAAAATCCTGGAGGGGCTGAAAAAGCACTATGAATCATATCACGGCGTCAAGTATGGCAAAGGCGTCCTGGAATATGCGGTGAAGATGAGCGCCAGATATATCAATGAACGTTATCTTCCGGATAAGGCCATCGACCTCATCGACGAGGCCGGTGCATACAGACGCCTCCACCCGCAGGACCAGAAGACGCAGACCGTGGGGAAAGGGCTGATTGACGAGATACTGTCAAAGACCTGCCAGATTCCCAAACAGGTGGTGGAGAGTGATGAAGTGAAGAAACTGGCGACGCTGGACCGCAGGATTTCCACAAACGTATTCGGCCAGGACGAGGCCGTGGGACAGGTTGTGAATGCGGTCAAATTCTCACGGGCAGGACTCCTGGAAGCGGGAAAACCGCTGGCCAGCCTGCTGTTCGTCGGCCCTACCGGCGTCGGCAAGACGGAGATTGCGAAAACGCTTGCACAGGAACTGGGAATCAGGCTGATCCGTTATGATATGAGTGAATACGAAGAAAAACATGCCGTGGCAAAGTTGATTGGAGCGCCTGCCGGGTATGTGGGATATGAGGAGGGCGGCCTCCTGACGGAGGAAATCAGAAAGAATCCCCATGCGGTGCTTCTGCTGGATGAGATCGAGAAAGCCCATCCCGATATTTACAATATCCTGCTCCAGGTGATGGACTATGCGACGTTGACCGATAACCAGGGAAGAAAAGCGGATTTCAGGAATATTATTTTGATTATGACCTCCAATGCAGGGGCCAGCCAGATAGGAAAATCTCAGATCGGTTTTGGCGAACGGACGGTGAAATCCGATATCATTATGGATGAGGTCAAGAAGACATTCCAGCCGGAGTTCCGCAACAGGCTTAACCGGATTGTAGTCTTTAACGCAATGGACGACAGGATGGCGGCCGCCATTGTAGATAAGAAGCTGAGGGAGCTGGGAACGATGCTGGATGACAAAAAGGTTCAGTTTACCGTGACCGATGCAGCGAAAGCCCTCCTGAAACAGAAAGGAATCAGCCAGGAGTACGGAGCGAGGGAAATCGAGCGCGTGATCGGGAGCGAAATCAAACCGCTGCTGGTGGATGAAATCCTGTTCGGCAGCCTGAAGCGGGGCGGTGACTGTCTGTTGGATTGCAAAGACGGCGCTTTTACCATCAAGGCGGGAAAGAGGAAGGGTTAA
- the fliB gene encoding flagellin lysine-N-methylase, whose translation MSGKKRTLVRKPDYFDRFRCTASACSDNCCIGWEIDIDEKTAGRYKNVSGELGKKLREMISWPGGEEIQAEEVQAGGSLSGRKSPSDKEPPHFILQEERCPFLDRDNLCELIRKLGEESLCDICREHPRYYEWFDGLTEKGVGLCCEAAAGLILESSKKAEFVTELEEQPECGPLQGVEPSWEGELLQEANLLQKVEPLQEGKQWDPLLTGLLAARETAFQLLQNREIPLNERLALYLMFSEDIQDYLSMYADSQETLPQEDGGEADTGEQAGGQTEAKTVQAGREVRAQTVERIREIAEEYGDPEFISGLLNDCREDDKSGSGNQNRENEKGEPEHLLPEKERNIAVAADRYRTILQFLRTLEPVSEQWPELLGRLEGELESVLAKQEEFSAYFKEREYQYEHLAVYFTYRYYLKSCFDCDLLSRAVFTVASVLVIRLFDMEKYAGTGGVTSEEQIELVRYYSRELEYSLENLEAFSEEVWEGETFALEDLLELLFT comes from the coding sequence GTGAGTGGTAAAAAGAGAACACTGGTACGCAAACCGGATTATTTTGACCGTTTCAGGTGTACGGCTTCGGCCTGCAGCGACAACTGCTGCATCGGCTGGGAAATTGACATTGATGAAAAGACGGCCGGGAGATATAAGAATGTCTCCGGGGAGCTGGGAAAAAAGCTTCGGGAAATGATTTCATGGCCGGGAGGAGAAGAAATTCAGGCGGAGGAAGTTCAGGCTGGGGGTTCTCTGTCCGGGAGAAAGTCTCCCTCTGACAAAGAACCTCCTCACTTTATTCTTCAGGAGGAGCGCTGCCCGTTTCTGGATCGGGACAACCTCTGCGAGCTGATACGGAAATTGGGAGAAGAAAGTCTCTGTGATATCTGCAGGGAGCACCCGAGATATTACGAATGGTTTGACGGCCTGACCGAGAAGGGGGTGGGCCTGTGCTGCGAGGCTGCGGCAGGTCTTATCCTGGAATCTTCAAAGAAAGCAGAATTCGTGACGGAACTGGAAGAGCAGCCGGAATGCGGGCCGTTGCAGGGAGTGGAGCCGTCGTGGGAAGGGGAGCTGTTGCAGGAAGCAAACCTGTTGCAGAAAGTGGAGCCATTACAGGAAGGAAAGCAATGGGATCCTCTTCTTACCGGACTGTTGGCAGCGCGTGAAACAGCATTCCAACTGCTTCAGAACAGGGAAATTCCATTGAATGAAAGACTTGCCCTCTATCTGATGTTCTCCGAGGATATCCAGGACTATCTGAGCATGTACGCCGATTCTCAGGAAACTCTGCCGCAGGAAGACGGCGGGGAAGCCGATACAGGGGAACAGGCCGGGGGACAGACCGAGGCAAAGACAGTTCAGGCAGGAAGAGAGGTCAGGGCGCAGACGGTGGAGCGGATCCGTGAGATTGCGGAAGAATATGGGGATCCGGAATTTATCTCCGGACTTTTAAATGACTGCAGGGAAGACGATAAAAGTGGGAGCGGGAACCAAAACAGGGAAAATGAGAAAGGTGAACCGGAGCATTTGCTCCCGGAAAAAGAAAGGAATATTGCGGTGGCTGCCGACAGATACCGGACGATACTACAGTTTCTACGCACGCTGGAGCCGGTTTCGGAACAGTGGCCGGAGCTTCTTGGGCGCCTGGAGGGAGAGCTTGAATCTGTTCTTGCTAAACAGGAGGAATTCTCAGCGTATTTTAAAGAACGGGAGTATCAGTATGAACATCTCGCCGTCTATTTTACATACCGGTATTATCTGAAATCCTGCTTCGACTGCGACCTTCTTTCCAGAGCCGTATTTACCGTGGCCAGCGTTCTGGTTATCAGACTGTTTGATATGGAAAAATATGCCGGAACCGGGGGTGTGACGTCGGAGGAGCAGATTGAACTCGTTCGGTATTATTCACGGGAACTGGAGTATTCCCTTGAAAACCTGGAGGCATTTTCAGAAGAAGTCTGGGAGGGAGAAACGTTCGCATTGGAAGACCTGCTGGAATTATTATTTACCTAA
- a CDS encoding helix-turn-helix transcriptional regulator, with protein sequence MEFNEKLQQLRKQHNLTQEQLAEQLYVSRTAISKWESGKGYPNIDSLKYISKFFSVSIDELLSGDELITLAESENRSNMKKIYGLIGGIIDIMAAAFIFLPLYGRLEDGHIYFVSLLSVTDTAEINQMIYWAVFILMIALGIVKLILLRLDKEPWCGITAKCSIAWGAAVVCAFAAAREPYVTVLLFLFFSAKIFILLKQIQVKQP encoded by the coding sequence ATGGAATTTAATGAAAAGCTGCAACAGCTCAGAAAACAACACAATCTTACACAGGAACAGCTTGCGGAGCAGCTTTATGTATCCAGGACGGCCATATCCAAATGGGAAAGCGGCAAGGGCTATCCCAATATCGACTCGCTAAAATATATTTCCAAATTTTTTTCAGTGTCCATAGACGAGCTGTTATCAGGTGACGAACTGATTACTTTGGCGGAAAGCGAAAACCGCTCCAATATGAAAAAGATTTACGGCCTCATCGGAGGAATCATTGATATAATGGCAGCGGCATTTATTTTTCTGCCCCTGTACGGAAGATTGGAGGACGGTCATATTTATTTCGTCAGCCTTCTTTCCGTTACCGATACAGCAGAGATAAACCAGATGATTTATTGGGCGGTTTTTATACTCATGATCGCATTGGGAATTGTAAAACTTATATTGCTCCGACTGGACAAAGAACCGTGGTGCGGCATCACCGCCAAATGTTCAATTGCATGGGGAGCGGCGGTAGTTTGCGCTTTTGCCGCGGCGAGGGAACCATATGTGACAGTGCTGCTGTTTTTATTTTTTTCCGCAAAAATATTTATCCTGTTGAAACAGATTCAGGTAAAACAGCCTTAA
- the proC gene encoding pyrroline-5-carboxylate reductase: MASTAKIGFIGFGNMAQAIADGLLCKKVTAPSQIYACAANWEKLCRNAAQRGITPCRTAEETAEHSDIVVLAVKPYMIAEVTAPIKNILKEKIVLSVAAGYPFEKYEEILLPGTHHLSTIPNTPVAIGEGIFICENHHSLTDDELNLVQELFSPIALMQFVETSQLSIAGTVSGCGPAFASMFMEALADAAVMHGLTRTTAYSLAAQMIAGTGKLQLETGEHPGAMKDAVCSPGGTTIRGVAALERSGLRAAVIDAIDAVEGPVTQ, translated from the coding sequence ATGGCATCGACTGCAAAAATCGGTTTTATCGGCTTCGGCAACATGGCTCAGGCCATCGCCGACGGCCTTTTATGTAAGAAAGTAACCGCCCCGTCACAGATTTATGCCTGTGCCGCCAATTGGGAAAAGCTGTGCCGCAACGCAGCACAGAGAGGGATTACTCCCTGCCGTACCGCAGAAGAGACGGCTGAACATTCGGATATTGTGGTTCTGGCTGTTAAACCCTACATGATAGCGGAAGTAACCGCTCCCATTAAGAACATCCTGAAGGAAAAAATCGTTCTCTCCGTAGCCGCGGGCTACCCGTTTGAAAAGTATGAAGAAATCCTGCTGCCGGGAACCCACCATCTGAGCACGATTCCCAACACTCCGGTCGCAATCGGCGAGGGTATCTTTATCTGCGAAAACCACCACTCCCTGACCGATGATGAATTAAATCTGGTACAGGAACTTTTCTCCCCTATTGCCCTGATGCAGTTTGTTGAGACAAGCCAGCTTTCCATTGCCGGAACCGTCAGCGGATGCGGCCCTGCCTTTGCCAGCATGTTCATGGAGGCCCTGGCCGACGCCGCAGTAATGCACGGTCTCACAAGAACCACCGCTTACAGTCTGGCCGCCCAGATGATAGCGGGAACCGGAAAGCTTCAGTTAGAAACAGGGGAACATCCGGGCGCTATGAAGGATGCCGTCTGCTCCCCCGGCGGTACTACCATCAGGGGCGTTGCCGCCCTGGAGCGCAGCGGCCTCCGTGCTGCCGTGATCGATGCTATTGATGCCGTCGAAGGACCTGTAACGCAGTAA
- a CDS encoding alpha/beta hydrolase: protein METINMKIETIPAVLYGKPSDNVYLFVHGKNGCKEEAASFAPTAEARGWQMLGIDLPGHGERKAEEEHFLPWYTVPELKTVIQYIGQHWKKTALIANSLGAWFSLMSFRDIPFNKCLFISPVLDMERLIRNMMMWASVSEDELRERQTIPTNFGETLSWEYLEYAKNHPVTKWEVPTEILYAGKDNLTGRDTVDAFTEKFSAGLTVMEDGEHWFHTPEQLDVLAGWVDKMI, encoded by the coding sequence ATGGAAACAATCAATATGAAAATAGAAACAATACCGGCCGTTCTCTACGGAAAACCATCTGATAATGTGTACCTCTTTGTCCATGGTAAAAACGGCTGTAAAGAAGAAGCGGCCAGTTTTGCCCCGACAGCAGAAGCCAGGGGATGGCAGATGCTCGGTATTGATCTGCCCGGACATGGAGAACGCAAAGCAGAGGAGGAACATTTTCTTCCCTGGTATACGGTTCCCGAGCTGAAAACTGTTATACAGTATATCGGACAGCATTGGAAGAAAACGGCCCTGATAGCAAACAGCCTCGGCGCCTGGTTCAGTCTGATGAGCTTTCGGGACATACCGTTTAATAAATGTCTTTTCATCTCACCGGTTCTCGATATGGAACGGCTGATCCGTAATATGATGATGTGGGCCTCCGTTTCTGAGGACGAGCTCCGGGAAAGGCAGACCATCCCCACCAATTTTGGCGAGACGCTGTCGTGGGAATACCTGGAATATGCTAAAAACCATCCTGTGACAAAATGGGAAGTCCCGACTGAAATCCTGTATGCGGGTAAAGATAATCTGACCGGGCGGGACACCGTGGATGCTTTCACTGAAAAATTCAGCGCCGGCCTCACCGTTATGGAGGATGGAGAGCACTGGTTCCACACGCCGGAGCAGTTGGATGTTCTGGCCGGGTGGGTCGATAAAATGATATAA
- a CDS encoding TIGR04076 family protein: MRKVKITVLKTTLDEELAKEYGAEGLSACPMLREGQIFYADYAKPEGFCDEAWKAIYQYAFALAHGAGNEVFYYGDWIRKPGVAICSCNDGLRPVIFKLEATDEESRIDYEPVR; the protein is encoded by the coding sequence ATGAGAAAAGTGAAAATAACGGTTTTAAAGACAACATTAGATGAAGAACTGGCAAAAGAATATGGTGCAGAGGGCTTGTCGGCCTGTCCAATGCTCCGGGAGGGACAGATTTTTTACGCAGATTATGCAAAGCCGGAAGGATTCTGCGACGAGGCGTGGAAAGCCATATACCAGTATGCCTTTGCCCTGGCCCATGGCGCGGGAAATGAAGTGTTTTATTATGGCGACTGGATCAGAAAGCCGGGCGTGGCGATCTGCAGCTGCAACGACGGTCTGCGTCCCGTTATCTTTAAGCTGGAAGCCACCGACGAGGAATCCCGGATCGATTATGAGCCGGTGAGATAA
- a CDS encoding C-GCAxxG-C-C family protein — translation MEKAELIGQKVHELYWQHDINCARTTLICLAGCFDVVLQEQTLSSAIGLHGAGGYRAQCGLVEGSLMFIGIYGRMKGKTDGETAQICYEFADCFIGKFGSLKCRDLRPGGFREDDPPHACETLTTDAILFAYEFVKSRFEAEPVG, via the coding sequence ATGGAAAAAGCAGAATTAATTGGACAGAAAGTACATGAACTATACTGGCAGCATGATATCAACTGTGCAAGGACCACGCTGATTTGCCTCGCCGGATGCTTTGACGTTGTGCTGCAGGAGCAGACGCTTTCCTCAGCCATCGGACTGCATGGCGCGGGCGGTTACCGGGCGCAGTGCGGGCTCGTTGAAGGTTCTTTAATGTTTATCGGGATTTATGGCCGGATGAAGGGAAAAACAGACGGCGAAACGGCACAGATATGTTATGAGTTTGCCGACTGTTTTATTGGAAAGTTTGGATCCCTGAAATGCCGTGACTTAAGGCCGGGAGGATTCAGGGAAGATGATCCTCCACATGCCTGTGAAACTTTAACGACGGATGCAATTCTGTTTGCATACGAATTTGTCAAAAGCCGTTTTGAAGCGGAACCGGTCGGATAA